One Chanodichthys erythropterus isolate Z2021 chromosome 22, ASM2448905v1, whole genome shotgun sequence DNA window includes the following coding sequences:
- the gpr185a gene encoding G-protein coupled receptor 12 has translation MSNLLQNTSLWNWDVLEARNTSHAPSWELEPVPVIIINPWDVLLCVTGTLMSCENAVVIALIAYTPTLRAPMFVLIGSLAFADLLAGLGLILNFIVTYIIDSGFVTLLSAGLLITAFSASVLNILAITVDRYLSLYNALTYHTERTVTFTYITLVLLWATSATLGSLPVLGWNCLEDESTCSICRPVNKSNAAALAVSFLLIFALILQLYLQICKIAFRHAQQIAVQRQFMTASHSSSTTKGVSTLTTILGTFAFCWVPLAMYSLVADTRFPVIYTYATALPAICHSIINPMIYAFRNPEILRSLRIACCGCMPYRFTMRPRTPSDV, from the coding sequence ATGAGTAACCTGCTCCAGAACACTTCTCTTTGGAACTGGGATGTACTGGAGGCAAGAAACACGTCGCATGCCCCATCCTGGGAGCTTGAGCCTGTGCCCGTAATAATCATCAACCCATGGGACGTGCTGCTGTGCGTGACGGGCACGCTCATGTCCTGCGAGAACGCAGTGGTGATTGCTCTGATCGCCTACACGCCCACTCTGAGAGCGCCCATGTTCGTCCTCATCGGGAGTCTAGCGTTCGCTGACCTCCTGGCCGGCCTGGGCCTGATCCTCAATTTCATCGTAACTTATATAATTGATTCAGGATTCGTCACGCTGCTGTCGGCGGGGCTCCTCATCACAGCCTTCTCGGCCTCTGTGCTCAACATCCTGGCAATCACCGTGGATCGTTACCTGTCGCTGTACAACGCGTTGACGTACCACACCGAGCGCACAGTGACGTTCACCTACATCACGCTTGTGCTGCTGTGGGCCACCAGTGCCACGCTCGGCTCGCTCCCGGTCCTGGGCTGGAACTGCTTGGAGGACGAGAGCACCTGTAGCATCTGTCGACCAGTGAACAAAAGCAACGCCGCGGCGCTCGCCGTGTCCTTCCTCCTGATATTCGCGCTCATTCTGCAGCTGTACCTTCAGATCTGTAAGATCGCTTTCCGACACGCTCAGCAAATCGCAGTTCAGCGTCAATTTATGACTGCCTCGCACTCGTCTTCCACCACGAAAGGGGTCTCCACCCTGACTACCATCCTGGGCACGTTCGCATTCTGTTGGGTCCCCCTCGCCATGTACTCGCTGGTGGCGGACACACGGTTCCCTGTGATTTACACCTATGCCACGGCTCTTCCAGCCATCTGCCACTCCATCATTAACCCCATGATATATGCCTTCAGGAACCCTGAAATTCTCAGATCCTTGAGGATTGCGTGTTGTGGATGCATGCCTTACAGATTCACCATGCGACCAAGGACACCCAGCGATGTGTAG